The Methanosarcina barkeri str. Wiesmoor DNA segment CAGAATGATTTTAAGCGGCCCATCAGTATCCACGGGAAAGGGGATTTTAAGCTACTTACGGACGGGATTGAAGAGGCGCGCCAGGCTCTTGATACGATTACAACCCAGCGTATAGAAACGCAAAAAGCCCTTATGGACTATGCAAAAGAACTTGAATGTTCCAACAAGCTTAAGGAAGATCTGGAAAGGGTTATCAATACAAGTCCTGTAATTGTATTTTTATGGAGGTATGAGCCCATGTGGCCTGCAGAGTTTGTTTCAGAAAATATTACCCGGCTGGGTTATGAGGTTGAGGATTTTACCTCGAACAGGCTTCTTTACGGGGATATTGTGCATCCAGAAGACCTGGAAAAGATGGCTGCCGAACTTAAGATGAACGTTGAAGCTGGCTGTACGAATTATACCTCAGAATATCGGATTTTCACAAAATCCGGGGAGATTCGCTGGGTTGACGAAAGGACGGTTATCCAGCACAGTGAAGACGGTGAAGTCCATCTTCAGGGCATTATCATGGATATAACCGAGCATAAAAAAGCCGAGAATGCGCTTCTCAAGATGGAAGAAATTCGTAAAAAAGAAATCCATCATCGCATCAAGAATAATCTCCAGGTGATTTCCATGCTTTTATATCTTGAGTCCGGTAATTTTACGGACAGGGATGTGATTGAGGCTTTCAGGGACAGCCAGAATAGGGTCAAGTCAATGGCTCTTGTCCATGAAAAACTTTACCAGTCCGAGGATATGGTAAGTGTGGACTTTGCGGATTATATTGAGAACCTTGTAGATTACCTGTTCCAGTCTTACTCTCTGGACAGCAGGAAAGTGAGTTTGAAGCTGGATGTCGAAAAAGTTTTCCTGGGAATGGATACTGCTGTTCCCCTGGGAATAATTGTCAATGAACTGGTCTCGAATTCCCTGAAACATGCCTTTGCCGGAAAGAAAGAAGGAGAGATTTATATTGAGTTACACAGATGTAAAGATAACTCTACCTTGCAGAAAAAGAATCCTGATAACCCCAGTACAAAAGGCAGGCCGCAGAATAATGAACGGATTGGCCCCTACGGCACAACAGAGAACAAGGAGGAGAAGTTAACCCTTATAGTTAGAGATGATGGCAAGGGATTCCCTGAGGAACTGGACTTCCGGAACACAACTTCCCTGGGCCTACAGCTGGTAACAACGCTTGTAGATCAGATTGAAGGGGATATTAGGCTTGACCGAAGCAGGGGAACTGGTTTCGAGATTAGTTTTTTCAGGAGATGAATTATAAATAATGTGTGATAGTGGTGGAAGGAAGAATAATGGCAGAAGAAAGAAAAAAGGCGGAAGGCAGAATTCTGGTCGTTGAAGACGAGCATATCGTTGCAATGGGAATAAAGAGAATGTTAAAGAGTTTGGGGTACACAGTTACCGGTGTAGCCTCATCTGGAGAGGATGCTATTAGCAAGGCTGAAAGCACTTTCCCTGATGTCGTGCTTATGGATATCATGTTAAAAGGCGATATGGACGGCGTAGAAGCTGCAAGGAAAATCAGGGAAGGGTTTGATGTCCCGGTTGTTTACCTGACTGCTTATTCTGATAATATAATTCTTGAAAGGGCTAAGAAAACTGAACCTTTCGGTTATATCGTAAAACCTTTTGATGAGAAAGACCTGTACAGCAGCATTGAGATAGCACTGCACAGGCACAGGAAGGAAAAAGAAAAAACTGAATGATTCAAGACGAGAACGATCAGAACGAAAGATATTCCAGGAAAAAGAAACAGAATGGAAGAACATCTTGAGTGGTCAACAGCAAAGAGATAAGAAAGTCAGATGGCTCAGGAAAAAACTCGTATCAATCTAGCAGAAAATTGTTTTCTCAGGTTATTTAAGAAATCCTGAAAATCTTCCGGACTGCCAAAGTTTACTTCTTTTTCTTTAAAAGCAAAGGAGCTCTCTTATTCTTCGCTGTCTTTTTCTTTATTTCTCATTCAATTTTTGCTGACAGTATAATTAAAATTTTTAATTGGATCAAAATATCCTTTGAACCCGGACAAAGTTCTTCCCCTTTGCCATGGACAGTGTCAGCTTAAA contains these protein-coding regions:
- a CDS encoding response regulator, which codes for MAEERKKAEGRILVVEDEHIVAMGIKRMLKSLGYTVTGVASSGEDAISKAESTFPDVVLMDIMLKGDMDGVEAARKIREGFDVPVVYLTAYSDNIILERAKKTEPFGYIVKPFDEKDLYSSIEIALHRHRKEKEKTE